A single region of the Coraliomargarita parva genome encodes:
- a CDS encoding metallophosphoesterase family protein has protein sequence MIRFIHTADWQMGMKASGLGAASQAVREARLDSIKRLVELGNEKEAELILVTGDIFEDNAVDRLLVRKVGQLLAAFKGKVFIAPGNHDPLAPGCVWEHPVWEESRNVMVIRQNEPIELENCTIYPSPLKEKYSTRNPVSWIQAQDSAKIAIGMGHGNVEGLPDVEPDFPIPQNAAETAGLDYLGIGHWHSYAPYKDGNGAIRMAYSGTHETTKFGERDSGNALLIEISERGATPNIEVLPTGCLSWYSMERSLDTPGSLKPIISELSALDDSEQTLVRLRLNGLLFASDREDLESIREILQTRFLFGELRADTLTPAPEDDTWIEELPAGALREAAETIRQQAMHGANDRDRAVATRALIELFDSKEKAAS, from the coding sequence GTGATCCGTTTCATACATACCGCCGATTGGCAGATGGGCATGAAAGCTAGTGGGCTTGGGGCGGCTTCGCAGGCTGTGCGTGAGGCCCGCTTGGATTCGATCAAACGCCTAGTCGAACTGGGAAATGAAAAGGAAGCTGAGCTGATATTGGTCACTGGCGACATATTCGAAGACAACGCAGTGGATCGATTACTCGTTCGAAAGGTCGGCCAACTACTGGCCGCGTTCAAGGGAAAGGTGTTCATCGCGCCCGGCAACCATGATCCCTTGGCTCCCGGCTGTGTTTGGGAGCATCCGGTATGGGAGGAGAGTAGGAACGTCATGGTCATTCGTCAGAACGAACCGATAGAGCTGGAAAACTGCACGATTTACCCTTCGCCTCTTAAAGAGAAATACTCCACCCGAAACCCTGTTTCGTGGATACAGGCGCAGGACTCCGCGAAGATCGCCATTGGGATGGGGCATGGAAACGTTGAAGGTTTACCAGATGTGGAGCCCGATTTTCCTATCCCTCAAAATGCGGCTGAAACAGCTGGCCTGGATTATTTGGGCATCGGCCACTGGCACTCCTACGCACCTTACAAAGATGGTAACGGAGCGATTCGCATGGCTTACTCCGGCACGCATGAGACTACCAAATTCGGCGAGCGGGACAGTGGTAACGCACTCTTGATCGAAATCTCGGAACGCGGCGCCACTCCCAATATTGAAGTGCTTCCAACTGGGTGCCTTTCTTGGTATTCTATGGAGCGTAGCTTGGATACTCCCGGCTCGTTGAAACCCATCATTAGCGAGTTAAGTGCATTGGACGACTCCGAGCAAACGCTGGTGCGTTTGCGTCTCAACGGACTTCTTTTTGCATCGGACCGAGAGGACTTGGAGTCGATTCGTGAAATACTGCAAACACGCTTCCTCTTCGGGGAACTTCGCGCTGATACACTGACACCAGCACCGGAAGATGATACATGGATTGAGGAACTGCCTGCCGGTGCGCTTCGCGAAGCTGCCGAGACTATTCGACAGCAAGCCATGCATGGAGCCAACGACCGCGACCGTGCAGTCGCCACCCGAGCCTTAATCGAACTGTTTGATAGCAAGGAGAAGGCAGCCTCATGA
- a CDS encoding SIR2 family protein → MSDTMISTPEKKEPHVNILKTRDDRKPVYFTQSEDDKYQIDSAEKPSWAENTFSVNDLRQRIEPWLTALFQSEHLSLLAGSGLTHAIHYLAANKAAAGMNRAEFVIEGAKIKEAANKSAEAVVRKNPNIEDDLRVANELLRALAILQDERSSSLSTEIETIMKSFADSILQSEVGIADADEKVRENAFNTLINFLMSFASRTGTRDRLNVFTTNYDRLIEAGCELAGIHLLDRFVGNLNPIFRTSRLDLDMHYNPPGIRGEPRYLEGVARFTKLHGSIDWAQVGGEIRRLGLPFGTSDVKPYLAMPGFSGVNADSLMIYPNAAKDSETAQYPYVELFRDFAAALCRPNSTLVTYGYSFGDEHINRIIRDMLTIPSTHLVVISYGDTMGRIMENYERVGRPSQISLLIGPALADISILTENFLPKSSIDRTTSRMSDLLKMRFGTKESERDTEKGDAQ, encoded by the coding sequence ATGAGCGACACCATGATATCGACTCCCGAGAAAAAAGAACCACACGTAAATATTCTTAAAACACGTGATGATCGAAAGCCTGTCTACTTTACCCAATCAGAGGACGATAAGTATCAGATCGACAGTGCCGAGAAGCCATCTTGGGCGGAGAACACGTTTTCTGTAAATGACTTGCGTCAGCGAATTGAACCTTGGCTAACAGCCCTTTTTCAATCTGAACATCTATCCTTATTAGCAGGCTCTGGCCTCACCCACGCTATCCATTATCTGGCAGCAAATAAAGCAGCAGCTGGGATGAATCGTGCCGAGTTCGTGATAGAAGGTGCAAAGATCAAAGAAGCTGCAAACAAGTCCGCTGAAGCTGTTGTCCGTAAAAATCCGAATATCGAGGATGACCTTAGGGTAGCAAACGAATTACTCAGGGCTCTCGCGATTCTGCAGGATGAACGATCCTCGTCATTATCTACTGAAATCGAAACGATAATGAAGAGTTTCGCTGATAGCATTTTACAAAGCGAAGTTGGGATTGCCGATGCCGACGAAAAAGTTCGTGAAAATGCATTCAACACGTTGATTAACTTTTTGATGAGCTTCGCTAGTAGGACGGGAACACGTGACCGCTTGAATGTATTTACGACCAACTACGACCGCCTAATTGAGGCTGGTTGCGAACTGGCAGGTATACACCTACTCGACCGGTTCGTTGGCAATTTGAATCCCATCTTCAGGACATCAAGGCTTGATCTTGATATGCACTATAACCCTCCCGGCATACGGGGGGAGCCTCGCTATTTAGAAGGAGTTGCCCGTTTTACCAAGCTTCACGGCTCGATTGATTGGGCTCAGGTTGGTGGCGAGATTCGGCGTCTAGGTCTTCCATTCGGAACGTCGGACGTAAAGCCATATTTAGCCATGCCTGGTTTTTCCGGCGTCAACGCTGACAGCCTGATGATTTATCCGAATGCAGCAAAGGACTCAGAGACCGCCCAATATCCGTATGTAGAGCTATTCAGGGATTTTGCAGCTGCACTGTGTCGGCCTAACAGCACACTAGTAACTTACGGTTATAGTTTTGGTGATGAGCATATAAATCGCATTATACGCGACATGCTTACTATACCATCGACACATTTAGTGGTGATTTCCTATGGCGATACTATGGGGCGCATAATGGAAAACTACGAACGAGTGGGACGTCCTTCTCAGATCAGTTTGTTAATCGGGCCGGCTCTTGCAGACATTTCCATCCTTACCGAAAACTTCCTTCCAAAGTCCTCAATTGACCGAACAACATCCCGAATGAGTGATCTTTTGAAGATGCGTTTTGGGACCAAGGAGTCGGAAAGAGATACTGAGAAAGGTGACGCTCAATGA
- a CDS encoding AAA family ATPase: MILKRIIVSNWRSLLDEVEVGPFSEGLNVIHAPNGTGKSSLFEAMRRGLFDAHHVSGGEIAAVQPWGRDLTPSVAIEFIEGDATWRVEKAFLSGKSAKLLRLEGGTFKPVADGRNADERIREILSAEAPGRGLSKQEHWGLAQILWAPQGELHLDKISGNAAERLKGALGIQMSGESGGQIEDRIEEKYLQFFTKKGSFKGGKNAAPLVLFQERETELAQQLTTIREKHLAFEQAGHDVEDARQRRFQARREADALRDTVTKTRANAEAYAKLKSEQSNKRDAEALAKEKYDGLNSRQQKIGQTREQIATLSKTAEEQVSQLTGLQKEEQQAKDALATQRTAQENARAKRSQLSERQKTIDSARDYLKQRESLEALGKRLGQVEELTQKKTKASQSLEGILAPSTKAIRDLRKWIGQRDQATIALKASQIHLTITPEKDIVVKSATGSGDSKVEAGKTFELSGDDWVDVSVTDFGSIRASGPKGNADGHRTELDEAKQKIENLTQPYGTDDPEKLQELRNQADKLEQDVQTLEERIEDILSGDALDVLKQNQAELQARTAETEKQFDGWSEQPPSLSALQSQFETLSKGIEDAIAAAEDAYEKAQAGHTAADKAVSEAQADLKVVQGQLETAQRQLTELSSDNLSDEERTKAISEALMSWQAAKVTAEKAEEALKQFPDDPSKELDKLEKQLTALEDTESKARDEEKTSEGQLQSLAAEGTYSKLVAAEEELAAVKTEIEQESIRMDAIQLLHDTVSNCKSRMVASVSAPVARSASRMLSRIVGPRLGQLQLTGDFVPDAVSPEIATDPVALHNLSGGEQEQLYLVARLALADVLAKEQRQLVVLDDVLNATDAGRLARLLTLMEEVSDRLQIIILTCHPERYRALEEAKFFELK, translated from the coding sequence ATGATCCTGAAGCGTATCATCGTCTCCAATTGGCGCAGCCTCCTCGACGAGGTCGAAGTTGGACCGTTTTCTGAAGGCCTGAATGTGATCCACGCGCCCAACGGCACGGGTAAGTCTTCCCTGTTCGAGGCTATGCGTCGTGGCCTGTTCGATGCTCATCATGTCAGCGGAGGTGAGATTGCAGCGGTTCAACCTTGGGGACGTGATTTGACTCCTTCGGTTGCCATTGAGTTTATCGAAGGCGATGCTACCTGGCGTGTCGAAAAAGCTTTCCTTTCGGGAAAATCCGCAAAGCTGCTCCGCTTGGAGGGCGGAACCTTCAAACCCGTCGCAGATGGCCGTAATGCGGATGAGCGCATCCGCGAAATCCTGTCGGCTGAAGCACCGGGGAGGGGACTGTCCAAGCAAGAACACTGGGGCTTGGCCCAAATTCTATGGGCGCCGCAGGGTGAACTGCATCTTGATAAAATTTCAGGCAACGCGGCGGAACGCCTGAAGGGGGCTCTGGGCATTCAAATGTCTGGCGAGAGCGGTGGTCAAATCGAGGACCGTATCGAAGAAAAATATCTCCAATTTTTCACCAAGAAGGGCAGTTTCAAAGGCGGCAAGAATGCAGCGCCACTTGTCCTGTTCCAAGAAAGAGAGACCGAGTTAGCGCAGCAGTTGACTACAATTCGCGAGAAGCACCTCGCCTTCGAGCAGGCAGGACACGATGTCGAAGATGCCCGGCAGCGTCGTTTCCAGGCTCGCCGTGAGGCCGATGCGCTGCGCGACACCGTCACCAAAACCCGCGCCAACGCGGAGGCCTATGCAAAGCTGAAATCGGAGCAAAGCAATAAGCGCGATGCGGAAGCGCTGGCCAAGGAGAAATACGATGGTCTCAACAGCCGCCAACAGAAGATTGGCCAAACCCGGGAACAGATTGCTACGCTATCTAAGACTGCCGAAGAGCAAGTATCTCAGCTCACCGGACTCCAGAAAGAAGAACAACAGGCGAAGGATGCACTGGCGACGCAGCGCACAGCGCAGGAAAACGCCCGTGCCAAGCGCAGCCAACTCTCCGAGCGCCAGAAGACCATCGACAGCGCTCGCGACTACCTCAAGCAGCGTGAAAGCCTAGAAGCACTTGGAAAGCGACTGGGCCAAGTCGAAGAGTTGACCCAGAAAAAGACCAAAGCCTCGCAGTCATTGGAGGGCATCCTCGCGCCATCTACAAAGGCGATTCGTGACCTGCGCAAATGGATCGGTCAGCGAGATCAAGCGACTATTGCCCTCAAAGCATCTCAAATACACCTCACGATCACACCGGAGAAAGACATCGTGGTCAAAAGCGCCACCGGCTCCGGAGACAGCAAGGTCGAAGCCGGGAAAACCTTCGAACTGTCAGGCGATGACTGGGTGGATGTGTCGGTTACGGACTTTGGCTCGATTCGAGCCTCGGGTCCCAAAGGCAACGCCGATGGACACCGCACTGAGCTCGACGAAGCGAAGCAGAAGATCGAAAACCTCACACAACCTTACGGCACCGACGATCCGGAGAAGTTGCAAGAGCTCCGCAATCAGGCAGACAAGCTGGAGCAGGACGTTCAGACACTCGAAGAGCGCATTGAGGATATTCTGTCTGGAGATGCTCTCGATGTGCTGAAACAGAATCAGGCCGAGCTCCAGGCACGAACTGCGGAGACAGAAAAGCAGTTCGATGGATGGTCCGAGCAGCCACCGAGTCTGAGTGCCCTGCAGTCTCAGTTCGAGACCTTAAGCAAGGGCATCGAAGATGCGATTGCAGCCGCAGAGGATGCTTACGAAAAAGCGCAGGCCGGACACACCGCAGCCGATAAGGCGGTCAGTGAAGCTCAAGCAGACCTGAAAGTGGTTCAGGGGCAGTTGGAAACCGCCCAGCGCCAATTGACAGAGCTCAGTAGCGACAACCTCTCAGACGAAGAGCGGACCAAGGCGATTTCTGAAGCGTTGATGTCCTGGCAGGCAGCCAAGGTGACCGCCGAAAAGGCAGAGGAAGCCCTGAAACAATTTCCCGATGACCCCAGCAAAGAGCTCGATAAGTTGGAAAAGCAGCTCACGGCACTGGAGGATACCGAGTCCAAGGCCCGCGACGAGGAAAAGACCTCTGAAGGGCAGTTACAGTCGCTCGCGGCCGAGGGCACCTACTCAAAGCTGGTTGCCGCCGAGGAAGAATTGGCTGCGGTGAAGACCGAGATCGAGCAGGAATCCATCCGCATGGATGCCATCCAGTTGCTCCACGATACCGTCTCCAACTGCAAAAGTCGCATGGTGGCCAGTGTCTCGGCTCCCGTCGCTCGCAGTGCCTCCCGCATGCTATCCCGCATCGTCGGGCCTCGCCTCGGTCAGTTGCAATTGACTGGTGACTTCGTGCCCGATGCCGTGAGCCCGGAAATCGCAACGGATCCCGTAGCACTGCACAACCTTTCCGGAGGGGAACAGGAGCAGCTCTATCTGGTAGCCCGTCTGGCCCTGGCCGACGTGCTCGCCAAAGAGCAGCGCCAGTTGGTCGTTCTGGATGACGTGCTGAACGCAACTGATGCCGGACGGCTCGCGCGTCTCTTAACCCTTATGGAAGAAGTTTCCGACCGACTCCAAATTATCATCCTCACCTGCCACCCAGAGCGCTACCGGGCGCTTGAGGAAGCTAAATTTTTTGAACTGAAATGA
- a CDS encoding ATP-binding protein, protein MSQSPLAFADSLRIGSIDFVSPDEVKVLLDIEAPESLALNTGSPRPFPRINGYVLIPSDNGYLVGQVEWITIERSQYPKRKGMQDFGLVDLPYPLRKLCLNPIGTLATSAKDEDGNPVFRFRRGVESFPSVGDHVLLPTAQQLRSIIESGTNRHVKIGSSPLADGAEVRIDPNRLFGRHLAVLGNTGSGKSCSVAGLIRWSLATTGKDRPNARFIILDPNGEYSRAFADYKDARQFKVGFEGDQTEVKALKIPLWFWNSAEWAAFTQASGKTQRPTLVQALRSVREGTDQSGNLKPNEMRRYLRTIATALKIEINAGRPWGNFPHPKNFFEKIKVWRDGLVAEDEFSQTQKDALDAVLNMVTAFEQNRQGQYPTYEFNRQEIQEFRDQIITAYTTFGGTEDEFELVDPDIPIQFTGDDFLQNVEATADLLNVSEYVETLLMRLKSLLSDARMKSIIGQADGMTLEAWLSDYIGGNKAENGTVTIIDLSLVPSEVVHLLTTVIARMTFESLQRYRRIHPKHKVLPTVLVMEEAHTFVKRYKEDGENHDAATTCCQLFEKIAREGRKFGLGLVLSSQRPSELSPTVLSQCNTFLLHRISNDRDQELVHKLVPDNLRGLLRDLPSLPSQNAILLGWASELPVLVRIRDLPKEHQPQSDDPDFWEVWTHKEDREVDWNAIANEWQRRPISNTSELPEPATGQESEERPEDNIDIDPDDLM, encoded by the coding sequence ATGAGCCAGTCACCATTAGCTTTTGCGGATTCGCTTCGAATCGGCAGCATCGACTTTGTCTCACCTGATGAGGTCAAGGTGCTACTTGATATCGAGGCCCCGGAATCTCTCGCACTGAATACTGGAAGTCCTAGACCGTTTCCCCGAATAAACGGGTATGTCTTAATTCCTTCAGACAATGGTTATCTTGTCGGACAAGTCGAATGGATTACTATTGAGCGTTCCCAATATCCGAAGAGAAAGGGAATGCAGGATTTTGGATTGGTTGATCTACCTTACCCACTCAGAAAGCTCTGTCTAAATCCCATTGGAACTCTCGCTACTTCAGCGAAGGACGAAGACGGAAATCCGGTTTTTCGCTTCCGCCGAGGGGTTGAATCTTTTCCATCAGTTGGAGATCATGTCCTTCTCCCCACAGCCCAACAGTTACGATCAATAATAGAATCCGGCACTAATCGGCATGTCAAAATTGGTTCGAGCCCCTTAGCAGATGGTGCTGAAGTCAGGATTGACCCTAATCGTCTCTTTGGACGTCACCTCGCGGTCCTTGGGAATACAGGTAGTGGAAAATCATGTTCAGTGGCAGGACTGATTCGCTGGTCGCTCGCTACAACCGGTAAAGATAGACCGAATGCCCGTTTTATCATCCTCGACCCAAACGGAGAATATAGCCGTGCATTCGCTGACTACAAAGATGCGAGACAATTCAAAGTCGGGTTCGAAGGAGACCAAACTGAGGTGAAAGCGCTTAAGATTCCCTTGTGGTTCTGGAACAGTGCAGAATGGGCAGCTTTTACGCAAGCCAGTGGCAAGACACAGCGACCAACCCTAGTACAGGCATTGCGTAGTGTCAGAGAAGGCACCGATCAATCAGGTAACTTAAAGCCGAATGAGATGCGTCGTTATTTGAGGACAATTGCGACTGCTTTGAAAATAGAAATAAATGCCGGAAGGCCATGGGGCAACTTTCCTCACCCAAAAAACTTCTTCGAGAAAATTAAAGTGTGGAGAGATGGTCTAGTCGCTGAAGACGAGTTTAGCCAAACTCAGAAAGACGCTTTAGATGCAGTTTTGAACATGGTCACTGCGTTTGAGCAGAATCGACAGGGTCAATATCCAACCTATGAATTCAACAGGCAGGAGATCCAAGAGTTCAGGGACCAAATAATAACAGCTTATACTACTTTCGGTGGCACGGAGGATGAATTTGAACTGGTTGACCCAGACATCCCGATCCAATTTACAGGCGATGATTTTTTACAGAACGTAGAAGCTACCGCAGACCTGCTAAATGTTTCCGAATATGTAGAGACATTACTAATGAGGCTGAAGAGTTTGCTCTCTGATGCTCGAATGAAGTCAATTATTGGTCAAGCAGATGGGATGACTCTCGAAGCTTGGCTGTCAGACTATATCGGCGGAAATAAAGCAGAGAACGGCACTGTAACTATTATTGATCTATCGCTGGTTCCATCTGAAGTAGTTCACCTCCTAACTACGGTGATAGCTCGGATGACGTTCGAGTCTCTCCAGAGGTATCGCCGAATTCATCCGAAGCACAAAGTGCTTCCTACAGTGTTGGTAATGGAAGAAGCACATACTTTCGTTAAGCGATACAAGGAAGACGGAGAAAATCACGACGCTGCAACAACGTGCTGCCAGCTGTTTGAAAAAATAGCGCGCGAAGGCCGCAAGTTCGGTCTAGGGCTGGTATTATCATCGCAGAGGCCTTCAGAGCTATCTCCAACAGTTCTTTCGCAATGTAATACCTTCCTGCTCCACCGAATTAGTAATGACCGCGACCAAGAACTGGTTCACAAGCTTGTCCCCGATAACTTACGTGGGCTCTTGCGCGACCTCCCGTCATTACCATCGCAAAACGCTATACTTCTGGGGTGGGCGTCTGAACTACCTGTGCTTGTTCGAATCAGAGATCTGCCCAAAGAACATCAGCCACAGTCCGATGACCCAGACTTCTGGGAGGTTTGGACACATAAAGAGGATAGGGAGGTTGATTGGAATGCTATCGCGAATGAATGGCAGAGGCGGCCAATCTCGAATACTTCCGAACTGCCCGAACCCGCCACCGGCCAAGAATCTGAAGAAAGACCCGAGGATAACATTGATATCGATCCCGACGATTTGATGTAA